The proteins below come from a single Halostagnicola larsenii XH-48 genomic window:
- a CDS encoding lipoyl domain-containing protein, whose protein sequence is MSGTDRLEINMADVWPEDADEDEGVVTNWFTGEGSQVEEGDTLCEIQVEKVSVDVPAPVTGTVHEIVCDEDDEFERGDTLAVLEAS, encoded by the coding sequence ATGTCTGGAACCGATCGCCTCGAGATCAACATGGCGGACGTCTGGCCCGAAGACGCGGACGAGGACGAGGGCGTCGTCACCAACTGGTTCACCGGCGAGGGGAGCCAGGTCGAGGAAGGCGACACGCTCTGTGAGATACAGGTCGAAAAGGTCAGCGTCGACGTGCCGGCACCCGTTACGGGGACGGTCCACGAAATCGTCTGCGACGAGGACGACGAGTTCGAGCGCGGTGACACGCTCGCGGTGCTCGAGGCGTCGTGA
- a CDS encoding alpha-ketoacid dehydrogenase subunit beta, with the protein MAQQESAQTIDRELTMSRAMVEAIADEMRADEEVFYMGEDVADYGGIFDSTQGLLSEFGHDRIMDVPISETAYIGAAVGAAQAGMRPIAELMFADFFGVGMDQIYNQMAKNTYMSGGSVNVPMVLTTAVGGTYNDAAQHSQTLYGTFAHLPGMKVVVPSTAYDAKGLMHNAIRDDDPVVYMFHKRLMGIGWMPAPDGPKTPVPEEEYTIPFGSADVKREGEDVTVVTLGLHVHRALEAAESLAEDGIDAEIVDLRTLVPLDTEAVLESVEKTGRLVVVDEDYRSYGVTSEIVARVAEEDLASLEAVERLAVPDVPLPYSRPLENEVIPAVSDIEDAVKSVDS; encoded by the coding sequence ATGGCACAACAGGAATCGGCACAGACGATCGACCGAGAACTGACGATGAGCCGGGCGATGGTCGAGGCAATCGCCGACGAGATGCGCGCCGACGAGGAGGTGTTCTACATGGGCGAGGACGTGGCCGACTACGGCGGCATCTTCGACAGCACGCAGGGTCTGCTCTCCGAATTCGGCCACGACCGTATCATGGACGTACCAATCAGCGAGACGGCCTACATCGGTGCCGCGGTCGGGGCCGCTCAGGCGGGGATGCGCCCGATCGCGGAGCTCATGTTCGCCGATTTCTTCGGCGTCGGAATGGATCAGATCTACAACCAGATGGCCAAGAACACCTACATGAGCGGGGGCAGCGTCAACGTTCCGATGGTGCTGACGACGGCCGTCGGCGGGACGTACAACGACGCCGCCCAGCACTCTCAAACGCTCTACGGCACCTTCGCGCACCTGCCGGGGATGAAAGTCGTCGTCCCCTCGACGGCCTACGACGCGAAGGGGCTGATGCACAACGCGATCCGCGACGACGACCCGGTCGTCTACATGTTCCACAAGCGACTCATGGGAATCGGCTGGATGCCGGCCCCCGACGGGCCAAAGACGCCCGTTCCAGAAGAGGAGTACACGATCCCCTTCGGGAGCGCCGACGTCAAACGGGAGGGCGAGGACGTCACCGTCGTCACCCTCGGCCTGCACGTCCATCGAGCGCTCGAGGCCGCCGAATCTCTCGCGGAGGATGGCATCGACGCCGAAATCGTCGACCTCCGGACGCTCGTTCCCCTCGATACGGAGGCGGTCCTCGAGTCGGTCGAAAAGACCGGTCGACTGGTCGTCGTCGACGAGGATTACCGCTCCTACGGCGTCACGAGCGAGATCGTCGCACGCGTCGCGGAGGAGGACCTGGCGTCGCTCGAGGCCGTCGAACGCCTCGCGGTGCCCGACGTACCGCTTCCGTACTCGAGGCCGCTCGAGAACGAGGTGATTCCGGCGGTGTCTGATATCGAAGACGCCGTGAAATCGGTCGATTCCTGA
- a CDS encoding thiamine pyrophosphate-dependent dehydrogenase E1 component subunit alpha, with product MYTDMVTARYYEERLQEEYLEGKQPAFDISAGPIPGELHLAAGHEASAAGVCQHLRDDDTVTAPHRPHHIAIAKGVDMNRMTAEIFGRETGLSKGKGGHMHLFDPEVNFACSGIIAQGCPPAVGAGLAAKKRNEDSVAVAFLGEGAVSQGGFLESLNFAAVQDLPVVFVIEDNDWAISMPKNRVTDLEDASQRAGGFDMPGMRVDSDDATAVYDAAKEAVGRARDGNGPTLLEVQVHRRMGHFMGDPESYRPEDDSAAAKQRDSIERLASELRAAGVEDEALEELRENAHDRVDDAIGWAKEQPEPDPEDAYGDVFVGPESGVTTTEPTHELAGETRTGGED from the coding sequence ATGTACACCGACATGGTCACGGCCCGGTACTACGAGGAGCGCCTTCAGGAGGAGTATCTGGAGGGGAAACAGCCGGCGTTCGACATTTCGGCCGGTCCCATTCCCGGGGAGTTACACCTCGCGGCGGGCCACGAGGCCTCTGCCGCGGGCGTCTGTCAGCACCTCCGGGACGACGACACGGTCACGGCACCCCACCGGCCCCACCACATCGCCATCGCCAAAGGGGTCGACATGAACCGGATGACCGCGGAGATTTTCGGCCGGGAGACGGGACTCAGCAAGGGAAAAGGCGGGCACATGCACCTGTTCGATCCCGAGGTCAACTTCGCCTGTAGCGGCATCATCGCGCAGGGCTGTCCGCCCGCCGTGGGGGCCGGACTCGCCGCGAAAAAACGCAACGAAGACAGCGTTGCAGTGGCGTTCCTTGGCGAGGGCGCGGTGAGTCAGGGCGGCTTTCTCGAGTCGCTGAACTTCGCCGCGGTCCAGGATCTTCCCGTCGTCTTCGTCATCGAGGACAACGACTGGGCGATCAGCATGCCCAAGAATCGCGTGACGGATCTCGAGGACGCCTCCCAACGCGCGGGCGGGTTCGACATGCCCGGTATGCGCGTCGACTCCGACGATGCGACCGCCGTCTACGACGCCGCCAAGGAGGCGGTCGGACGCGCTCGAGACGGCAACGGACCGACGCTACTCGAAGTGCAGGTCCACCGGCGGATGGGCCACTTCATGGGCGACCCGGAGAGTTATCGACCGGAGGACGATTCCGCGGCCGCAAAGCAGCGCGACTCGATCGAACGCCTCGCCTCGGAGCTTCGCGCGGCGGGCGTCGAGGACGAGGCTCTCGAGGAGCTTCGAGAGAACGCACACGATCGGGTCGACGACGCCATCGGGTGGGCCAAAGAACAGCCGGAACCCGATCCCGAAGACGCCTACGGCGACGTGTTCGTCGGCCCGGAATCCGGCGTGACGACGACCGAGCCGACGCACGAGCTTGCCGGCGAGACTCGAACGGGGGGTGAAGACTGA
- a CDS encoding DJ-1/PfpI family protein, whose amino-acid sequence MTPITAEILLFEGFDELDAVGPYEVFDYGREAGAPLETSFVTLEPTDLVRASHGMRVEPDGTLGDPDLLVVPGGGWASEDGGVRRAISETRLPAAVADAHARSATVASVCTGAMILADAGILEGRPATTHHTALEDLAEYTETVDQRVVDDGDILTAGGVTSGIDLALWLLEREFDADVADSAAEVLEHERQGTVHR is encoded by the coding sequence ATGACTCCAATCACTGCCGAAATCCTCCTCTTCGAGGGCTTCGACGAACTGGACGCTGTCGGTCCCTACGAGGTGTTCGATTACGGCCGAGAGGCGGGCGCACCCCTCGAGACGAGTTTCGTCACGCTCGAGCCGACGGACCTGGTTCGAGCGAGCCACGGCATGCGTGTCGAACCCGACGGCACGCTCGGCGACCCGGACCTGCTCGTCGTCCCCGGCGGCGGGTGGGCCAGCGAGGACGGCGGCGTCCGACGAGCAATCAGCGAAACGCGGCTTCCGGCGGCCGTCGCCGACGCACACGCCCGCAGCGCGACGGTCGCCTCGGTCTGTACCGGCGCGATGATCCTCGCCGACGCTGGCATACTCGAGGGACGACCCGCGACGACCCATCACACCGCACTCGAGGACCTCGCCGAGTACACCGAGACCGTCGATCAGCGGGTCGTCGACGACGGCGATATCCTCACGGCCGGCGGGGTCACCTCGGGGATCGATCTGGCGCTGTGGCTGCTCGAGCGGGAGTTCGACGCGGACGTCGCCGATTCGGCGGCGGAGGTGTTAGAGCACGAGCGTCAGGGGACGGTACATCGATAG
- a CDS encoding HAD family hydrolase yields MTAVLFDMDGVIIDSEDYWVEREREHILPMTVPDETVPVAEISGMNYRETYEYLESNYETAISRERFVEVFAETAREIYSEHVSLLPGFHDHLDELHDRDATVALVTSSPHDWIEIVFDRFDLEGRFDEIVSGEDIEGPGKPHPYIFEQAATKINREPGDCVAVEDSENGVQSASRAGTYTVAYRIDAHTGLDLSPADAIVETPRELRETVLERVS; encoded by the coding sequence ATGACTGCTGTACTCTTCGATATGGACGGCGTGATCATCGATTCTGAGGACTACTGGGTCGAGCGCGAACGCGAGCACATTCTGCCGATGACCGTTCCCGACGAGACCGTCCCCGTCGCCGAGATATCGGGGATGAACTACCGGGAAACCTACGAGTATCTCGAGTCGAACTACGAGACGGCGATCTCCCGGGAGCGCTTCGTCGAGGTCTTCGCCGAGACGGCCCGCGAGATCTACAGCGAGCACGTCTCGCTCCTGCCGGGGTTTCACGACCACCTCGATGAACTGCACGACCGGGACGCGACGGTCGCGCTGGTCACCTCCTCGCCCCACGACTGGATCGAAATCGTCTTCGATCGCTTCGATCTCGAGGGCCGGTTCGACGAGATCGTCAGCGGCGAGGATATCGAGGGACCGGGCAAACCCCATCCATACATCTTCGAGCAGGCGGCGACGAAAATCAACCGCGAGCCCGGCGACTGCGTCGCCGTCGAGGACTCCGAAAACGGCGTTCAGTCGGCGTCTCGAGCTGGAACGTACACCGTCGCCTACCGGATCGACGCCCACACGGGACTCGACCTCTCGCCGGCGGACGCGATCGTCGAGACGCCCCGTGAGCTTCGGGAGACGGTGCTCGAGCGCGTCTCGTAG
- a CDS encoding metallophosphoesterase family protein — translation MRVGIIADTHDNVPAIERATEIFDDEGVEIVVHCGDFVAPLVPPYFSEFELHGVLGNNDGDAANLQSAFDSLGGESELHGRFASLEFDGLSVAVLHGESLEEVRAVAEGERYDYVCYGHHHAREHSEEGRTTVLNPGAHFPPTPDEDRTVAILDTRSESVRFRSMLE, via the coding sequence ATGCGCGTTGGGATCATCGCGGACACGCACGATAACGTTCCGGCGATCGAACGAGCGACGGAGATTTTCGACGACGAAGGCGTCGAGATAGTGGTCCACTGCGGCGACTTCGTCGCCCCGCTCGTCCCGCCGTACTTCTCGGAGTTCGAACTCCACGGCGTCCTCGGGAACAACGACGGCGACGCCGCCAATTTGCAGTCGGCGTTCGACTCGTTAGGCGGCGAGAGCGAACTCCACGGCCGGTTCGCGTCCCTCGAGTTCGACGGGCTCTCGGTGGCGGTCCTCCACGGCGAATCGCTCGAGGAGGTTCGCGCCGTCGCCGAGGGCGAGCGCTACGACTACGTCTGTTACGGCCACCACCACGCTCGAGAACACTCGGAGGAAGGCCGAACGACGGTCCTCAATCCCGGCGCGCACTTTCCGCCGACGCCCGACGAGGACCGGACGGTGGCGATTCTGGACACGCGCTCGGAGTCAGTTCGGTTCCGGTCAATGCTCGAGTAG
- a CDS encoding tryptophan--tRNA ligase, which translates to MTNSTDPTDDRTDSRPTETPGRADSREVEGDESAGSPSSADDGFTVTPYAVEGEIDYEKLTERFGADPLTDEQIARFPDHPLVRRRTFYAGRDVDRYLQAAESGAPHSIVTGRGPSGAMHLGHVLPLYLAKRFQQETGATVYVPLSDDEKFLAKNQSFAEIGEHTRENLRDVLAVGFDPDRTRIVVDTADADVIYPIAVRLAKHLTPATVEAVYGEQETVGLQFYPAVQATHLLLPQLVDGRQPTLVPIAVDQDPHVRVCRDVAAKEALPVDKPGALLGRFLPSLEGPGKMSSSGDAPSIELTDDPDAVTETIRTHAYTGGQPTLEQHRERGGDPAVDVPFQYLRFFFEPDDDELDRLARRYRAGDLLSGELKEVAIDSISDFLASHQHRRSELGSLADELEPYRLSAAERARALESAGVPRLE; encoded by the coding sequence ATGACGAACTCAACCGACCCGACCGACGACCGTACCGATTCACGACCGACCGAGACTCCCGGACGGGCTGACTCGCGAGAAGTCGAGGGCGATGAATCCGCTGGCTCACCCTCGAGTGCCGACGACGGCTTTACCGTGACGCCCTACGCCGTCGAGGGCGAGATCGACTACGAAAAACTCACAGAGCGCTTCGGGGCCGATCCGCTGACCGACGAGCAGATCGCTCGGTTTCCGGACCATCCGCTGGTTCGACGCCGGACGTTCTACGCCGGCCGAGACGTCGACCGGTACCTCCAGGCCGCCGAATCGGGCGCGCCACACTCGATCGTCACGGGACGAGGGCCCTCGGGGGCGATGCACCTCGGGCACGTCCTTCCGCTGTATCTCGCGAAGCGCTTCCAGCAGGAGACGGGGGCGACGGTCTACGTTCCGCTTTCGGACGACGAGAAGTTCCTCGCGAAAAATCAATCCTTCGCGGAAATCGGCGAGCACACTCGAGAGAACCTTAGAGATGTCCTCGCGGTTGGATTCGATCCCGACCGGACGAGAATCGTCGTCGACACTGCCGACGCCGACGTGATCTACCCGATTGCGGTCCGACTCGCGAAGCATCTCACGCCGGCGACCGTCGAGGCGGTCTACGGCGAGCAAGAAACCGTCGGCCTGCAGTTCTACCCGGCAGTGCAGGCGACGCACCTCCTGTTGCCCCAGCTCGTCGACGGACGCCAGCCGACGCTCGTGCCGATCGCCGTCGATCAGGATCCCCACGTCCGCGTCTGTCGGGACGTGGCTGCAAAGGAAGCGCTCCCGGTCGACAAACCCGGTGCGCTACTCGGCCGATTTCTCCCGAGTCTCGAGGGCCCGGGGAAGATGAGTTCCTCCGGCGACGCGCCCTCGATCGAGCTCACCGACGACCCCGACGCGGTCACCGAGACGATCCGGACGCACGCCTACACCGGCGGTCAGCCGACGCTCGAGCAACACCGCGAGCGCGGCGGCGATCCGGCTGTCGACGTTCCGTTCCAGTACCTGCGATTCTTCTTCGAACCCGACGACGACGAACTCGATCGACTCGCCCGCCGGTATCGTGCCGGCGACCTGCTAAGCGGCGAGCTAAAGGAGGTTGCGATCGACAGCATTTCCGACTTCCTGGCCAGCCACCAGCACCGGCGCTCGGAACTGGGGTCGCTTGCGGACGAACTCGAGCCCTACCGGCTCTCGGCGGCAGAGCGGGCGCGGGCGCTCGAGTCGGCCGGTGTTCCGCGACTCGAGTGA
- a CDS encoding succinylglutamate desuccinylase/aspartoacylase family protein — translation MKRRHALAAGCVTVGGIVAGALSRPSPGGGPVAATRRTHGTGEIARRSERLLEGTDHETPLYEIDAPADGPTAMVFGGVHGDEQNGIAVAHEMTDWHPDAGTLVVVPETNRVAIENEEREGTGGDLNRQFPPGDEPQTELARGVWDALERYDPDIVLDLHRSLGIYGVHQYVGQVVFYSPGARGPAVANALNDAMISWYMPLHRFRASVSDINGPLLFQAATRELGSTGYLLESTSFVLDDEAMVRHTRFGAAKVLELHGLIETEESR, via the coding sequence ATGAAGCGACGACACGCGCTCGCCGCAGGCTGTGTCACCGTCGGCGGAATCGTCGCCGGTGCCCTCTCGAGACCGTCTCCCGGCGGTGGCCCGGTCGCGGCGACACGGCGGACCCACGGAACGGGCGAGATCGCTCGTCGCTCGGAACGGCTCCTCGAGGGGACGGACCACGAGACGCCGCTGTACGAGATCGACGCGCCCGCAGACGGGCCCACGGCGATGGTCTTCGGAGGCGTCCACGGCGACGAGCAAAACGGGATCGCCGTCGCTCACGAGATGACCGACTGGCATCCGGACGCGGGAACCCTCGTCGTCGTCCCCGAAACGAACCGCGTCGCGATCGAAAACGAAGAACGGGAAGGGACCGGCGGCGACCTAAACCGGCAATTTCCGCCGGGGGACGAGCCACAGACCGAACTCGCCCGGGGGGTCTGGGACGCCCTCGAGCGCTACGACCCCGATATCGTCCTCGACCTCCACCGGTCGCTCGGCATCTACGGCGTCCACCAGTACGTCGGACAGGTCGTTTTCTACTCGCCCGGCGCTCGCGGCCCGGCGGTCGCGAACGCGCTCAACGACGCGATGATCTCCTGGTACATGCCGCTTCACCGGTTTCGAGCCAGCGTGAGCGACATCAACGGCCCGTTGCTCTTTCAGGCGGCTACCCGCGAACTCGGCTCGACGGGATACCTGCTCGAGTCGACCTCGTTCGTTCTCGACGACGAGGCGATGGTCCGCCACACCCGGTTCGGGGCCGCGAAAGTCCTCGAGTTACACGGCCTGATCGAAACGGAGGAAAGCCGATGA
- the rio1 gene encoding serine/threonine-protein kinase Rio1 yields the protein METEYGLVDSEAVETPGDEWEEIDVSDTEADRIARKRDREFEQFEERIKDADQFKVEQSVFDDATFAALYKLVQDGHVEAFGGPLSTGKEANVYHALGGDREVAVKIYRINSSNFRQMRDYLEGDPRFEGLGGKKKDVVLAWVKKEYANLQRAQAAGVNVPDPIATERNVLVMEYIGDEDGRAKRLGEVSIENPETAYKVVREYMRRLYAAGLIHGDLSEYNIVFDEGQLVVIDLGQAVTVHHPNSRTFLERDCYNVANFFSREGFEVTGDDLLEFVTDPDPDPSGNS from the coding sequence ATGGAAACGGAGTACGGACTGGTAGACAGCGAGGCCGTCGAGACCCCCGGGGACGAGTGGGAGGAAATCGATGTCTCGGACACCGAAGCCGACCGGATCGCGCGAAAGCGCGACCGGGAGTTCGAGCAGTTCGAAGAGCGGATCAAAGACGCCGATCAGTTCAAGGTCGAGCAGTCGGTGTTCGACGACGCGACGTTCGCGGCGCTTTATAAACTCGTCCAGGACGGTCACGTCGAGGCGTTCGGCGGCCCGCTCTCGACCGGCAAGGAGGCGAACGTCTACCACGCGCTGGGGGGCGACCGCGAGGTCGCCGTGAAGATCTACCGGATCAACTCCTCGAACTTCCGCCAGATGCGCGACTATCTCGAGGGCGATCCGCGCTTCGAGGGACTCGGCGGCAAGAAAAAAGACGTCGTCCTCGCATGGGTGAAAAAGGAGTACGCGAACTTACAGCGGGCCCAGGCGGCGGGGGTGAACGTCCCCGATCCGATCGCGACCGAGCGAAACGTCCTCGTGATGGAGTACATCGGCGACGAGGACGGACGCGCCAAGCGCCTGGGCGAAGTCTCGATCGAAAACCCCGAGACCGCCTACAAGGTGGTCCGCGAGTACATGCGCCGACTCTATGCGGCCGGCCTGATCCACGGCGACTTGAGCGAGTACAACATCGTCTTCGACGAGGGCCAACTCGTCGTTATCGACCTCGGACAGGCAGTTACCGTCCACCACCCGAACAGCCGAACGTTCCTCGAGCGCGATTGTTACAACGTCGCGAACTTCTTCTCGCGGGAAGGGTTCGAGGTCACCGGCGACGACCTTCTCGAGTTCGTGACCGATCCGGATCCCGATCCCTCGGGGAACTCGTAG
- a CDS encoding HD domain-containing protein: MNAIKDAVHDYIEVDGVARELLDTAAVQRLRHVKQLSTVRLVYPSASHTRFEHSLGVYHLAKQALEHLEISDARAESVRAAALLHDVGHGPYGHQTERIIERRLGRHHDDVDHLLADGELATVLESHGLEPGAVADLIAGEGKLGQLVSSDLDVDRTDYLVRDAHHTGVPYGTVDPGRLVRVLQFVDGDLALAAGNVATAESLLVARALMNATVYRHHVSRIAGSMLERASERLLDETDLDAATFARMTDAQLLAALRECDRTEPLAARLAERRLYKRAVWAELEGVPEWVLEAGHAACRDLEADLERSLGLEPGAVIIDCPGRPSMPEINARVVVNGDVRRLHEQSPLVQGLQAAQRAQWRLGVYAPETHAETVRDAATDALELSG, translated from the coding sequence ATGAACGCGATCAAAGACGCCGTCCACGACTACATCGAGGTCGACGGGGTCGCCCGCGAACTTCTCGATACGGCGGCGGTGCAGCGACTCCGACACGTCAAACAGCTCTCGACGGTCCGGCTCGTCTACCCCTCCGCGAGTCACACCCGCTTCGAGCACAGCCTCGGCGTCTATCACCTCGCGAAGCAGGCACTCGAGCATCTCGAGATCAGCGACGCTCGCGCCGAATCCGTCCGCGCGGCGGCGCTACTGCACGACGTCGGCCACGGACCCTACGGCCACCAGACCGAGCGGATCATCGAGCGCCGCCTCGGCCGCCACCACGACGACGTCGACCACCTGCTGGCCGACGGCGAACTCGCGACCGTCCTCGAGTCCCACGGCCTCGAGCCGGGAGCGGTCGCCGACCTGATCGCCGGCGAAGGGAAACTCGGCCAACTCGTCTCGAGCGACCTCGACGTCGACCGGACTGATTACCTCGTTCGCGACGCCCACCACACGGGCGTCCCCTACGGCACCGTCGATCCCGGTCGACTCGTCCGCGTGCTGCAGTTCGTCGACGGCGACCTCGCGCTCGCGGCGGGCAACGTCGCCACCGCCGAGAGCCTGCTCGTCGCCCGCGCGCTGATGAACGCGACCGTCTACCGCCACCACGTCTCCCGGATCGCCGGCTCGATGCTCGAGCGAGCCAGCGAACGACTGCTCGACGAAACCGACCTCGACGCGGCGACGTTCGCCCGGATGACCGACGCCCAACTGCTTGCCGCGCTCCGAGAGTGCGATCGGACCGAGCCGCTCGCCGCCCGACTCGCCGAGCGTCGCCTGTACAAACGCGCCGTCTGGGCGGAACTCGAAGGGGTCCCCGAATGGGTGCTCGAGGCCGGCCACGCAGCGTGCAGGGACCTCGAGGCCGACCTCGAGCGATCGCTCGGCCTCGAACCCGGCGCGGTCATCATCGACTGTCCCGGGCGACCGAGCATGCCCGAAATCAACGCACGGGTCGTCGTCAACGGCGACGTTCGCCGACTCCACGAACAGTCGCCGCTGGTGCAGGGACTGCAGGCCGCCCAGCGCGCCCAGTGGCGACTCGGCGTCTACGCGCCCGAGACACACGCTGAGACGGTTCGGGACGCGGCGACGGACGCACTCGAGCTGTCCGGGTAA